One Paludisphaera rhizosphaerae genomic window carries:
- the fusA gene encoding elongation factor G, translated as MTTTYHIADIRNVALAGHGASGKTSLADALLFAAGAVARKGSVDDGTSTLDSDDEEKKRHFTIDCHLGHLAWDGRQIHLIDSPGYPDFIGNALSALAAVENVVLAVSGPAGIEVNTRRLFNEARKMGLGRFIAVTKMDAENVDYRADLEAIRETFGPSCVPFNVPIGQGATFSSVVDVLQSHNEDPAECPLPPTEAYQMLVEQIVESDEALMNRYLEGDSIGVEELRKAAHDAIAAGKLVPVLCVCTKKDLGVKELLDLIAVCGLSPEDVHRYGVRGEDGEAGEEEEIHPVEDGTLVAQVFKTANDQFMGKLSFLRLLSGRITPDTTLVNLRSGKSTKAGHVYVLQGKTQEEVSEAIAGDIVAIAKFDDLHVSDTVSNVGGNTTVARLQAAPIHFPSPMVPRAVVPKAREDEAKISAGLAKIADEDPTFTIRRDAQTHELVISGMSDLHLDVIQQRLKNRYKLEMSTHVPHVPYLETISAPAEADHRHKKQTGGRGQFAEVHLRVKPVERGQGFTFTDAVKGGVIPNQYIPAVEKGVRERLEKGILSGNHVVDVEVEVYFGKDHPVDSSEQAFKTAADHAFRKAFEKAHPVLLEPIVSVEVTAPASYFGDLSADMSTRRGHITGMDSLPGNIQSVQAVVPLAEMLSYASTLKSMTSGQGSFTMEMQGYEPVPPNVQQQIVDRYQKSRTGVEEE; from the coding sequence ATGACTACGACCTATCATATCGCTGATATCAGGAACGTCGCCCTCGCTGGACATGGGGCGTCGGGGAAGACCAGCCTCGCCGACGCCCTCCTGTTCGCCGCGGGCGCGGTCGCCCGCAAGGGTTCCGTGGACGACGGGACCAGCACGCTGGATTCCGACGACGAGGAGAAGAAGCGCCACTTCACCATCGACTGCCACCTCGGCCATCTCGCCTGGGACGGCCGGCAGATCCATCTGATCGACTCGCCCGGCTACCCGGACTTCATCGGCAACGCCCTCAGCGCCCTGGCCGCCGTCGAGAACGTGGTGCTCGCGGTCTCCGGCCCCGCCGGCATCGAGGTCAACACCCGCCGGCTGTTCAACGAAGCCCGCAAGATGGGCCTGGGCCGGTTCATCGCCGTCACCAAGATGGACGCCGAGAACGTCGACTATCGCGCCGACCTTGAGGCGATCCGCGAGACCTTCGGCCCGTCGTGCGTTCCGTTCAACGTCCCCATCGGCCAGGGAGCCACGTTCTCCAGCGTCGTCGACGTCCTCCAGTCTCACAACGAAGACCCCGCCGAGTGTCCGCTGCCGCCGACTGAAGCCTACCAGATGCTCGTCGAGCAGATCGTCGAGAGCGACGAAGCCCTCATGAACCGCTATCTGGAAGGGGATTCGATCGGCGTCGAGGAGCTGCGCAAGGCGGCTCACGATGCGATCGCGGCCGGCAAGCTCGTTCCGGTCCTCTGCGTTTGCACCAAGAAGGACCTCGGCGTCAAGGAACTGCTGGATCTGATCGCCGTCTGCGGCCTGAGCCCTGAGGACGTTCACCGCTACGGCGTCCGAGGCGAGGACGGCGAGGCTGGCGAGGAGGAAGAGATCCACCCGGTTGAGGACGGCACGCTCGTCGCCCAGGTCTTCAAGACGGCCAACGATCAGTTCATGGGCAAGCTGAGCTTCCTCCGGCTCCTTTCCGGTCGGATCACACCCGACACGACGCTGGTCAACCTTCGCAGCGGCAAGAGCACCAAGGCGGGCCACGTCTACGTCCTTCAGGGGAAGACGCAGGAGGAAGTTTCCGAGGCCATCGCCGGCGACATCGTGGCGATCGCCAAGTTCGACGACCTGCATGTGTCGGACACTGTCAGCAACGTCGGCGGCAATACGACCGTCGCCCGGTTGCAGGCCGCGCCGATCCACTTCCCGTCGCCCATGGTCCCGCGCGCCGTCGTGCCGAAGGCTCGCGAGGACGAGGCCAAGATCTCTGCCGGCCTGGCCAAGATCGCCGATGAGGATCCGACCTTCACCATCCGCCGCGACGCCCAGACGCACGAGCTGGTTATCTCCGGGATGAGCGACCTGCATCTGGACGTGATCCAGCAGCGGCTCAAGAACCGCTACAAGCTGGAGATGTCGACTCACGTGCCGCACGTCCCCTATCTGGAGACGATCTCGGCACCGGCCGAGGCCGACCACCGACACAAGAAGCAGACCGGCGGTCGCGGCCAGTTCGCCGAGGTTCACCTCCGCGTCAAGCCCGTCGAACGGGGCCAGGGATTCACCTTCACGGATGCGGTGAAGGGGGGCGTGATTCCCAACCAGTACATCCCGGCCGTTGAGAAGGGCGTGCGGGAGCGGCTGGAGAAGGGGATCCTCTCGGGCAACCACGTCGTCGACGTGGAGGTCGAGGTCTACTTCGGTAAGGACCACCCAGTCGACAGCTCGGAGCAGGCGTTCAAGACGGCCGCCGACCACGCCTTCCGCAAGGCGTTCGAGAAGGCCCATCCGGTGTTGCTCGAGCCGATCGTCTCGGTGGAAGTCACCGCGCCGGCGAGCTACTTCGGCGACCTCTCGGCCGATATGTCCACCCGCCGCGGCCACATCACCGGCATGGATTCCCTGCCGGGGAACATCCAATCGGTCCAGGCCGTCGTCCCGCTGGCCGAGATGCTCTCGTACGCATCAACGCTCAAAAGCATGACCTCCGGCCAGGGCTCGTTCACCATGGAGATGCAGGGCTACGAACCCGTCCCGCCCAACGTCCAGCAGCAGATCGTCGACCGCTACCAGAAGTCGCGAACGGGCGTCGAGGAGGAGTGA